A genomic stretch from Solanum stenotomum isolate F172 chromosome 8, ASM1918654v1, whole genome shotgun sequence includes:
- the LOC125875039 gene encoding 21 kDa protein-like, which produces MAALKLILLAAFLSLFNFSANSTALPTSFIKSSCKITTYPQVCVTSLAVYAPNIKRSPQQLAQTALSVSLDRAQSAHTFITKLNKFKGLKQREYAALKDCLEEMSETIDRINKSVKELKSMGSARGKDFQWRMSNIETWISAAITNENTCADGFAGRALNGRIKTSIRARVTHVTQVTSNALALINQFAAKH; this is translated from the coding sequence ATGGCAGCACTCAAACTTATACTGCTAGCAGCTTTcctctctctcttcaatttcaGTGCAAATTCAACCGCACTGCCCACAAGCTTTATCAAAAGTTCATGCAAAATCACCACATACCCACAAGTATGCGTTACTTCCCTAGCAGTTTACGCACCAAACATCAAACGTAGCCCGCAGCAGCTAGCACAAACAGCCTTGTCAGTAAGTCTGGACAGGGCACAATCCGCCCACACTTTCATCACCAAACTAAACAAGTTTAAAGGTTTGAAACAAAGAGAATACGCAGCTCTAAAAGATTGTTTGGAGGAAATGAGTGAGACAATTGATAGGATCAATAAATCTGTTAAAGAACTTAAAAGTATGGGGAGTGCACGTGGGAAGGATTTTCAGTGGCGTATGAGTAATATTGAGACATGGATTAGTGCGGCTATTACAAATGAAAATACCTGTGCAGATGGGTTCGCTGGAAGGGCTTTGAATGGTAGGATTAAGACTTCGATTAGAGCCAGAGTTACTCATGTAACTCAGGTTACTAGCAATGCTTTGGCGTTGATTAACCAATTTGCTGCAAAGCATTAA